One genomic segment of Catalinimonas alkaloidigena includes these proteins:
- a CDS encoding RNA polymerase sigma factor: MERMDDNPSTTKYTLANPHLPGEAYDQITDMQLWELFKAGDKKAFDSIYDRLFQPLCGYGDKICAEKALVEDVIQDLFISLWTRREHLGGTDSIKFYLFRCLRRMLIRRVQQEEKRGNAYSFTSGISFQLELSAKATSTTISDIEEERKKVLNQALHKLTDRQREAIYLKFYNNLSFQEVAEVMEIGVRSVYNLVGRTIDILRADFKKTNPDAELASLPMLLTLLSACLEYA, encoded by the coding sequence ATGGAACGTATGGATGATAATCCCTCCACAACAAAATACACTTTGGCTAATCCACATTTGCCAGGGGAGGCTTATGATCAAATTACGGATATGCAGTTATGGGAACTTTTCAAAGCCGGCGACAAAAAAGCGTTTGATAGCATCTATGACCGGCTTTTCCAGCCTTTATGCGGATACGGCGATAAAATATGTGCAGAAAAGGCGCTGGTAGAAGATGTCATACAGGACTTATTCATCAGCCTTTGGACCCGCAGGGAACATTTGGGAGGCACAGATTCTATTAAGTTTTATCTTTTTCGCTGTCTCAGGAGAATGCTTATCCGGAGAGTGCAGCAGGAAGAAAAAAGGGGCAATGCTTACTCTTTTACTTCAGGAATTAGTTTTCAGCTTGAACTATCAGCTAAAGCCACTTCCACAACTATTTCTGATATAGAGGAAGAAAGAAAGAAGGTGCTCAACCAGGCATTACATAAGCTTACGGACAGGCAAAGAGAAGCAATCTACCTGAAGTTTTATAACAATCTCTCCTTCCAGGAAGTAGCCGAAGTGATGGAGATAGGAGTGAGGTCAGTATATAACCTGGTCGGACGCACTATCGATATTTTAAGAGCGGACTTTAAAAAGACAAACCCTGACGCTGAACTGGCATCACTTCCCATGTTGCTTACTTTACTGTCGGCTTGTCTGGAATACGCGTAA
- a CDS encoding acyltransferase family protein: protein MAKLDLTTFWSSFSSYLMSAGSTAESTTHAPVSKKTVPPIAAEKPRRLLSIDALRGFDMLFISGAGTFLMLMEGKTGWSWVDAVALQMKHPAWHGFTFYDFIFPLFLFIAGVSLPFSLQKGLSLGMGKAEIYQKAFRRLLILIALGILYKNAPIPFFEPSEIRLGSVLGRIGFAGFVTTVLYLNFSSRTRLAWVGGILLFYYAALFLIPVPGYGAGDLSFEGNLVGWFDRTFLPGRLLQGTYDELGLLTQFPALCLTVLGAAAGDMLRKQQKDHKKLQLLLLSGIGCMALGLLWSLHFPINKHLWSSSFILLTGGMAFLTLAIFFWVIDVLKFQKWAFFFKVIGMNSLTIYLAYRFISFGATSRLLFGGIYAPAPEAWHGVFQALGGLALVWIFLYFLYRNKLFLKV, encoded by the coding sequence ATGGCAAAACTTGATCTCACAACATTCTGGTCTTCTTTTTCCTCTTACCTAATGAGCGCCGGGAGTACAGCAGAAAGTACTACCCATGCTCCTGTATCCAAAAAAACGGTTCCACCGATAGCAGCAGAGAAACCACGAAGGCTACTTTCCATAGATGCGCTGCGGGGTTTTGATATGCTGTTCATTTCCGGTGCAGGTACTTTTCTGATGTTGATGGAGGGGAAAACCGGCTGGAGTTGGGTAGATGCTGTGGCATTACAAATGAAGCATCCTGCATGGCATGGCTTTACCTTTTACGACTTTATCTTTCCGCTATTCCTGTTTATCGCAGGTGTGTCATTGCCTTTTTCATTGCAAAAAGGTTTATCGTTAGGAATGGGTAAAGCGGAGATTTACCAAAAAGCTTTTCGTCGCCTGCTCATCCTGATCGCACTGGGTATTTTATACAAAAATGCCCCTATCCCCTTTTTTGAACCTTCAGAGATACGCCTGGGGAGTGTGTTGGGAAGAATAGGCTTCGCTGGTTTTGTTACGACTGTACTCTACCTGAATTTTTCTTCCCGGACACGCCTGGCCTGGGTAGGAGGAATACTCTTATTTTATTATGCTGCACTCTTCCTCATACCTGTACCCGGCTATGGTGCCGGAGACCTTTCTTTTGAAGGAAATCTGGTGGGCTGGTTTGACCGCACATTTCTGCCCGGCCGCCTATTACAGGGTACATATGATGAATTGGGGCTGCTTACCCAGTTTCCTGCACTTTGCCTGACTGTACTGGGCGCCGCTGCCGGAGATATGTTGCGAAAGCAACAAAAGGATCATAAAAAATTACAGTTATTGCTGTTATCAGGAATTGGCTGTATGGCCTTAGGCCTGCTATGGAGCCTACATTTTCCTATCAACAAACACCTGTGGAGCAGTTCCTTTATCCTACTCACCGGAGGCATGGCGTTTTTGACGCTGGCTATATTCTTCTGGGTGATTGATGTGCTCAAATTCCAGAAATGGGCATTCTTTTTCAAGGTGATTGGCATGAACTCGCTTACGATTTACCTTGCATATCGTTTTATCAGTTTTGGAGCTACTTCCCGTCTGCTTTTTGGAGGAATATATGCTCCGGCTCCTGAAGCCTGGCATGGCGTATTTCAGGCGTTGGGAGGGTTGGCTCTGGTCTGGATTTTTCTCTATTTTTTATATAGAAATAAGCTGTTTTTGAAGGTTTGA
- a CDS encoding PKD domain-containing protein: MKRLFFVCSCIWALTFLISCQKEDENEEPQPVSQLKAVAGPDQQVEVNTLVSLDGSASKDGKDKPHQYVWTILTKPEGSEADLVDEGKAKATFTPDLAGEYNIELTVYNVIGNEHADEIKVTATSESTEPVTQVIIQEDIETETVLSNIFVEPAKADYLVKDLIAVKAPLIIEAGVTIAFEADQGMIVTSPGYLKALGTEDDSVKLTGKEKTEGYWKGIVFNSPSPENALNYTEISYGGSEALPGMEAAANLGLDGEDFGFIKLNHTAITHSKHYGLYAEKGSDMEMRSSIYLGNDIPIAIPLDLARKLDANSELDQSNHNPRIEIIEGTIPPLEAMTISRFAGAMEYLVSKNIEIYGGLHIEAGVSLAFGQDKSLMVKEQAYISVKGSASNPVIFTSADQHHGHWAGILIESANQLNELDFIDLTRAGSTLLPGISVSSGIALEGDKQARLKLTNSFVGYNVGDALHVEPGAWLSSKNNQIVDSQNHELSEVLKGKWLDSWSFQQSYTIDDKFYDATTGIWFRGANSPWDMNPRPGTGFSVQENSDFVWNYELSTDVGGCQSYTVEFVGGKVSTEGNTIIFAPTVRRRKYHSTCEPSLNFDQDESTESFAMVCELFQETNELGVTVWELKLHHENGAYSQYYKLK; this comes from the coding sequence ATGAAACGCCTTTTTTTTGTATGCTCATGTATATGGGCGCTTACCTTTTTGATCAGTTGTCAGAAAGAGGATGAAAATGAAGAACCGCAGCCAGTTTCTCAGTTAAAAGCTGTGGCAGGCCCCGATCAGCAGGTGGAGGTAAATACTTTGGTAAGCCTGGATGGCTCGGCCTCAAAGGACGGTAAAGATAAACCACATCAATACGTCTGGACGATCCTGACTAAGCCGGAAGGCAGTGAGGCAGATTTAGTAGATGAGGGCAAAGCAAAAGCTACTTTTACTCCTGACCTGGCTGGTGAGTACAACATTGAACTCACCGTGTATAATGTAATAGGTAACGAACATGCTGATGAAATAAAGGTCACAGCAACTTCCGAATCTACTGAGCCAGTAACGCAAGTCATTATTCAGGAAGATATTGAGACTGAGACAGTACTCTCCAATATATTTGTTGAACCTGCAAAAGCTGACTACTTGGTAAAGGACTTAATTGCCGTAAAAGCCCCCTTGATCATAGAAGCAGGTGTCACCATTGCCTTTGAAGCCGATCAGGGTATGATCGTCACTTCCCCCGGCTATCTGAAAGCGCTAGGTACTGAGGATGATTCGGTGAAGCTTACCGGAAAAGAAAAGACCGAAGGCTATTGGAAAGGGATTGTTTTTAATTCTCCCAGCCCTGAGAATGCGTTGAATTATACTGAGATTTCTTATGGTGGGAGTGAAGCCCTTCCCGGTATGGAAGCCGCTGCAAACTTAGGACTAGATGGTGAAGATTTCGGCTTCATCAAACTGAATCATACTGCAATTACCCATAGCAAACACTATGGTTTATATGCAGAGAAAGGTTCGGATATGGAAATGAGGAGCAGCATCTATCTGGGAAATGATATTCCTATCGCGATACCCTTGGACCTGGCCCGTAAGCTGGATGCCAATTCGGAACTGGATCAGTCTAACCATAATCCTCGCATAGAAATCATTGAAGGCACCATACCCCCACTGGAAGCAATGACCATAAGCAGGTTTGCGGGGGCAATGGAATATCTGGTCAGCAAAAATATTGAAATTTATGGCGGCTTACACATAGAAGCAGGAGTTAGCCTGGCTTTCGGGCAGGACAAGAGTCTGATGGTGAAAGAGCAGGCTTATATTTCTGTCAAAGGCAGCGCTTCTAATCCAGTGATTTTCACCAGTGCTGATCAGCATCACGGACATTGGGCAGGAATTTTAATTGAGTCTGCTAACCAACTGAACGAGCTGGATTTTATTGACCTGACCCGGGCAGGGAGTACTTTATTGCCAGGTATCTCAGTTTCAAGCGGAATAGCGCTGGAAGGCGACAAGCAAGCCAGGTTGAAGTTGACCAACAGCTTCGTGGGTTATAATGTGGGAGATGCGCTGCATGTAGAGCCCGGTGCGTGGCTCAGCAGCAAAAACAACCAGATCGTCGACAGTCAGAATCATGAGCTTTCTGAAGTCCTGAAAGGCAAGTGGCTAGATAGCTGGAGTTTTCAGCAAAGTTATACTATTGACGATAAGTTTTATGATGCTACTACAGGTATCTGGTTCAGAGGGGCTAACAGCCCCTGGGATATGAACCCGCGCCCCGGAACAGGCTTCAGCGTACAGGAGAACAGTGACTTTGTCTGGAACTATGAACTAAGCACCGACGTAGGCGGCTGTCAGTCCTATACTGTAGAGTTTGTGGGTGGTAAGGTGTCAACCGAAGGTAACACCATCATATTTGCGCCAACAGTACGACGCAGAAAGTACCACAGTACTTGTGAGCCTTCGCTCAACTTTGATCAGGATGAGTCTACTGAAAGCTTTGCGATGGTATGCGAGCTCTTCCAAGAGACAAATGAATTGGGAGTAACAGTATGGGAGTTGAAACTACATCATGAAAATGGTGCCTATTCACAGTATTATAAGCTTAAGTAA
- a CDS encoding response regulator: MVKNYLLADDHQLFLDGLHSLLAEMEGVKVLGTATSGKKLLDKLRSFPYCDIVIVDLHMADGKGKFVSQVIKENYPHVKVVVLTMNDQLENIREALQAGAKGYILKNTGKTELQIALEKVANGEFYLSQSVSQLLAQNMLRSSAYSPYRSTESTLTEREEEILRMIADEYSNQEIAEQLFISPKTVETHRKNLMKKIGARNSLGIYKYALKHQLVYV; encoded by the coding sequence ATGGTAAAGAACTACTTACTCGCAGACGACCATCAACTTTTTTTAGATGGACTGCACTCGTTGCTAGCGGAGATGGAGGGTGTAAAAGTGCTGGGAACAGCTACCTCCGGCAAAAAACTTTTAGACAAACTTCGCTCTTTCCCTTATTGTGATATTGTTATTGTGGATCTCCATATGGCTGATGGTAAGGGAAAATTTGTCAGCCAGGTGATCAAAGAGAACTACCCGCATGTCAAGGTAGTGGTACTGACCATGAATGATCAGTTGGAAAATATTCGCGAAGCGTTACAGGCAGGCGCGAAAGGTTATATCTTGAAAAACACAGGGAAAACTGAGCTTCAAATCGCTTTGGAAAAAGTAGCTAATGGAGAGTTTTATCTGAGCCAATCAGTCAGCCAGCTTCTTGCTCAGAATATGCTTAGGTCAAGTGCCTACTCACCCTATCGTTCTACAGAGAGTACGCTTACCGAACGTGAAGAGGAAATCTTACGTATGATTGCTGATGAGTACTCCAATCAGGAAATTGCTGAACAGCTTTTTATCAGCCCCAAAACCGTGGAAACCCACCGGAAAAATCTGATGAAAAAAATTGGTGCAAGGAATTCCCTGGGAATCTATAAGTACGCACTCAAGCACCAACTGGTCTACGTCTGA
- a CDS encoding PKD domain-containing protein, with translation MKHFFLMMLPLFLIMVSCEEEETPKPDNKLEANAGADQQVEVNSLVTLDGSASKDGNGETFNYAWTLKTQPAASEAELKDKTVAKPTITPDAAGEYVIELKISNESGSDTDEVTIKVSAAPDNTATIIDADIAQDRVLKNVFEDPELPDYHVSAMVAVNAKLTIEPGVVIIFDEDKGLKINADGKLIAEGTETQLITFTGKEAESGYWAGITILSSSTDNEMSYTEVKYAGSEAVYPMSNPAALGVAKQGYLKLTNSTITYAADHGLLVSNSGTIDLAHNYFLNNPGLNVSIPLGQAHKMDAESRIEAASEELNYVALTGGFLEEDEEVSWVKLSNGTAYKLIEEVVVSSGLRIQEGAHLRFNPNKFFRITPDGYLYAKGSNSLPITFDIAPEGGFRWGGILIQSSSPDNLLEWVKIIDAGNGIPAYGMMHSAALSIDNIAASRVSIKNTYISGSRGYGLYVEHGANLLAFADNSFEHNEGTALALPIHEIGKLSASSVSTSANGMDAIEIIEGSLKLDQEASWTAMADGTAYYVPKEINIMSGLKVTPGVRLNFGADALMKISQGYLNAVGTADAPIVFTGAEQQNGYWQGILIQSGSSQNVLDYAEVAYGGSNDMPGMVNTRANIAVDALNPGKLIVINSSISHGAGWGIAVETGWGATINDDVESSNLFDDLSQGNLYKY, from the coding sequence ATGAAACATTTTTTTTTGATGATGCTTCCACTTTTCCTCATTATGGTGAGCTGTGAAGAAGAAGAAACGCCCAAACCCGATAACAAACTGGAAGCCAATGCTGGAGCCGATCAGCAGGTGGAGGTAAATTCGCTGGTTACACTGGATGGCTCGGCCTCAAAAGACGGCAATGGCGAAACCTTTAACTATGCCTGGACCCTCAAAACACAGCCTGCCGCGAGTGAAGCCGAGCTTAAGGATAAAACCGTAGCCAAGCCTACTATTACTCCAGATGCAGCCGGTGAATATGTCATTGAGCTCAAGATCAGCAATGAGTCTGGCAGCGATACCGATGAGGTAACCATTAAGGTCAGCGCCGCTCCTGATAATACCGCTACCATTATTGATGCTGACATTGCTCAGGACAGGGTGCTGAAAAATGTTTTTGAAGACCCCGAACTGCCCGACTATCATGTAAGCGCTATGGTCGCAGTCAATGCCAAATTGACGATTGAGCCTGGCGTGGTGATCATTTTTGATGAAGACAAAGGGCTGAAAATCAATGCTGATGGTAAACTGATCGCCGAAGGTACTGAAACGCAACTGATCACTTTTACCGGAAAAGAGGCAGAAAGCGGATACTGGGCTGGCATCACTATCCTCAGCAGCAGCACTGACAATGAGATGAGCTACACTGAAGTAAAATATGCTGGAAGTGAGGCTGTCTATCCAATGTCAAATCCTGCAGCCCTAGGCGTTGCTAAGCAGGGATATCTCAAACTGACAAATTCCACCATTACGTATGCTGCAGATCATGGTCTGCTGGTAAGCAATTCCGGCACGATTGACCTCGCTCACAACTACTTTCTCAATAATCCAGGCTTGAACGTGAGCATACCGCTAGGCCAGGCACACAAAATGGATGCTGAAAGCCGTATTGAAGCTGCTAGCGAAGAACTTAATTATGTGGCGCTGACTGGTGGTTTCCTGGAAGAGGATGAAGAAGTGAGCTGGGTTAAGCTTTCTAATGGCACCGCTTATAAATTGATAGAAGAAGTAGTGGTTTCGTCCGGACTTAGAATACAAGAAGGCGCACACCTGAGATTTAACCCTAATAAATTCTTCAGAATTACGCCTGACGGTTATCTGTATGCCAAAGGCAGCAACAGCCTTCCCATTACGTTTGACATCGCACCTGAAGGAGGCTTCAGGTGGGGCGGAATTCTCATCCAGTCTTCCAGCCCTGACAACCTGCTGGAGTGGGTAAAAATCATTGATGCCGGTAATGGAATCCCTGCCTACGGCATGATGCACAGCGCAGCGCTGAGCATAGACAATATCGCCGCTTCCAGGGTCAGTATTAAAAACACCTACATCTCAGGTAGCCGTGGCTATGGTTTATACGTTGAGCATGGGGCTAATCTGCTAGCCTTTGCAGACAACAGTTTTGAGCACAATGAGGGCACTGCCCTGGCGCTGCCCATACACGAAATCGGAAAGCTCAGCGCATCATCAGTAAGCACCAGCGCTAATGGCATGGATGCCATAGAGATCATTGAAGGCTCACTAAAGCTGGATCAGGAAGCAAGCTGGACAGCCATGGCAGACGGAACCGCTTACTACGTGCCTAAAGAAATCAATATCATGTCAGGCTTGAAGGTGACTCCCGGAGTAAGGCTGAACTTTGGTGCAGACGCACTTATGAAAATCAGCCAGGGTTACCTCAATGCAGTGGGCACAGCAGATGCTCCCATCGTATTTACCGGTGCCGAACAGCAAAATGGCTACTGGCAAGGTATCCTGATCCAGTCAGGCAGCAGCCAGAATGTGCTGGATTATGCAGAAGTTGCTTATGGGGGTAGCAATGATATGCCCGGCATGGTAAATACCAGAGCGAATATAGCCGTAGATGCCCTAAACCCTGGTAAGCTGATCGTAATAAACTCATCTATCAGTCATGGCGCTGGCTGGGGTATAGCAGTAGAAACCGGCTGGGGTGCTACCATCAATGATGATGTGGAGAGCAGCAACCTCTTTGACGATTTATCACAAGGCAATCTTTATAAGTACTAA
- a CDS encoding lipocalin family protein — MKKLNAILLLSALILTSACEKDDDEPEAPVSIKTQMLIAPSWKTTGYYLIDVESSEIFDLIEEMPCYKDNFLKFNKNGKFEMNEGSDICEDEEQVSKGSWKFNTDESKITFTDEDGPQDVEILELSEDEFIFAIDEVIVVGESSFIVAFAFEAK, encoded by the coding sequence ATGAAAAAGTTAAATGCAATATTATTGTTATCCGCGCTAATACTAACTTCAGCCTGCGAAAAAGATGATGATGAACCCGAAGCTCCAGTAAGCATTAAAACGCAAATGCTTATCGCTCCGAGTTGGAAAACCACTGGCTACTATTTGATAGATGTTGAGTCCAGTGAAATATTTGATCTCATAGAAGAAATGCCCTGTTACAAAGACAACTTCCTGAAATTCAACAAAAACGGAAAGTTTGAGATGAACGAAGGTAGCGACATTTGTGAAGATGAGGAACAAGTTTCCAAAGGTAGCTGGAAATTCAATACTGATGAGTCAAAAATCACATTTACCGATGAGGATGGCCCGCAAGATGTAGAAATATTAGAACTTTCTGAAGATGAATTTATTTTTGCCATAGATGAAGTCATTGTGGTAGGAGAATCATCCTTTATTGTCGCTTTTGCCTTTGAAGCTAAGTAA
- a CDS encoding PQQ-dependent sugar dehydrogenase: MKRYLQPTTIYLSGVLLCGSLLYQCSNPNNESAESAITTDPQMLAQGEQLFQENCSACHNFRQRAIGPELSGVTRETDADWLFHFIRNAPEMIEQGDPRAVRLHEEYQTYMPPFSSLDSTDVKAIIAYLHTHQPQQEASSEAIDTTKVLEDPIPEKIMESGLSLVIEEVGQAPATAQEPPLARINKLLTIKTDGQERMFIHDLNGVLYALEKDTFHPFLNIRKEKPDFISKPGLATGLGSFAFHPEFEQNGIFYTTHTEPPGTAPADFAYDDSIKVTLQWVLCEWTMDNPEASTFSGTNRELLRANMVGGIHGVQEIAFNPLAASGDPDYGMLYMSTGDGGAVLAGYPFICGSKERFWGTLIRIDPQGNNSQNGRYGIPQDNPFVNSENPEALQEVWAYGFRNPHRISWDMGGDHKMLITNIGQKNIEAIYLGVAGANYGWGNREGAFMIDPQGDINNAYSLPENDDKMNYTYPVAQYDHDEGRAISGGFVYRGDLVPQLNGKYIFGDIVTGRLFCVESNELELGKQAEVKELGIQVNGKETSFREVTDNKRVDLRFGIGAEEEFYIFTKADGKVWKVTNVAGNYISKAY, encoded by the coding sequence TTGAAAAGATACCTACAACCTACTACCATCTATCTGTCTGGTGTTTTGCTGTGTGGAAGTTTGCTATACCAATGCAGCAACCCAAATAATGAATCTGCCGAAAGTGCCATCACTACCGATCCGCAAATGCTCGCACAGGGTGAACAACTTTTTCAGGAAAACTGCTCAGCCTGTCATAACTTCCGGCAACGAGCCATCGGTCCTGAGCTTTCTGGTGTGACCCGGGAAACGGATGCCGACTGGCTGTTTCACTTCATCCGCAATGCTCCGGAAATGATAGAGCAGGGTGACCCGCGAGCAGTTCGGTTACATGAAGAATATCAGACCTATATGCCCCCCTTTTCGTCTTTGGATAGTACTGATGTAAAAGCTATCATCGCTTATCTACATACGCATCAGCCACAGCAGGAGGCTTCCTCTGAGGCAATAGATACTACCAAAGTTCTGGAAGATCCTATTCCGGAAAAAATTATGGAGTCCGGCCTGAGTCTCGTAATTGAGGAGGTAGGGCAGGCTCCTGCCACTGCCCAGGAACCCCCGCTGGCCCGCATCAATAAATTGCTTACTATCAAAACTGACGGGCAGGAACGCATGTTTATCCATGACTTGAATGGGGTGCTTTATGCGTTGGAGAAGGACACATTTCATCCTTTTCTGAACATCAGAAAAGAAAAACCTGACTTTATCAGCAAGCCTGGCCTGGCTACAGGCTTAGGAAGCTTTGCTTTTCATCCTGAGTTTGAGCAGAATGGCATTTTTTATACCACCCACACCGAGCCTCCCGGTACCGCCCCTGCTGACTTTGCCTATGATGATAGCATCAAGGTTACATTACAATGGGTGCTCTGTGAGTGGACAATGGATAATCCAGAAGCCAGTACTTTTTCCGGAACAAACCGCGAATTATTAAGGGCCAATATGGTGGGCGGTATTCACGGGGTACAGGAAATAGCTTTTAATCCGCTAGCAGCGTCTGGGGATCCTGACTACGGTATGCTCTATATGAGTACCGGTGATGGCGGTGCGGTACTGGCAGGCTATCCTTTTATCTGTGGAAGCAAAGAGCGTTTCTGGGGCACCCTAATCCGCATTGACCCACAAGGAAACAATAGCCAGAATGGCCGGTATGGAATTCCGCAGGATAACCCTTTTGTAAACTCAGAAAACCCGGAAGCGCTGCAAGAGGTTTGGGCTTACGGCTTCCGAAACCCGCACCGTATCTCCTGGGATATGGGAGGAGATCATAAAATGCTGATCACCAATATCGGACAAAAAAATATTGAAGCCATTTATCTAGGCGTAGCCGGTGCCAATTATGGATGGGGCAATAGAGAAGGAGCTTTCATGATTGACCCCCAGGGTGATATCAACAATGCGTACTCGCTGCCCGAAAATGATGATAAAATGAATTACACTTATCCCGTAGCCCAGTATGACCATGATGAAGGAAGAGCTATTTCGGGCGGCTTTGTATACCGAGGCGACCTCGTTCCACAGCTCAACGGCAAATATATTTTTGGAGATATTGTAACGGGAAGACTTTTTTGTGTAGAAAGTAATGAACTGGAATTAGGCAAGCAGGCTGAAGTCAAGGAGTTAGGCATACAAGTCAATGGAAAAGAAACTAGCTTCAGAGAAGTAACCGACAATAAAAGAGTAGACCTCAGGTTTGGCATTGGTGCTGAAGAAGAGTTTTATATTTTCACCAAAGCCGATGGTAAAGTGTGGAAGGTCACTAATGTGGCAGGCAACTATATCTCTAAAGCATATTAG
- a CDS encoding mandelate racemase/muconate lactonizing enzyme family protein, with product MKDQQNNERRDFLKKAGLGGLSLAAFTAAPIEEVLGYSTQKVNRLSAPSDLKITDMRIAEVTGVMFRTPIVRIYTNQGIIGHGDVRDGAAKEYALFLKSRILGENPCNVERLFKKIRQFGHHGRQGGGVSGVEMALWDLAGKAYNVPVYQLLGGKYRDKVRVYCDTTTSSDPQEYAQRMQERIDKGYTALKMDIGINLIKDIPGAITNAPEAEFNPYQHEYRQYNLTEHPFTRVQITEKGIDKLMEFLDVMRSQIGYEIPMGTDHWGHFGVNEAIKIARAAEPYNLAYIEDIIPWHYTDQWREITTSSTTPTQTGEDIYGLEGGFKELIDKRAVDIVHPDPNTAGGILETKRIGDYASQHGIGFMHHHAAGPVSFLGSVHSAAATENFMWLEHHAVDKPQWEDLVSGIEKPIVQDGYVKVPEKPGIGVELNEDVVKEFLVEGEKLFAPTPEWNEIRAWDRLWS from the coding sequence ATGAAAGATCAACAAAACAACGAAAGACGCGACTTTCTAAAGAAAGCAGGACTAGGCGGCCTCAGTCTGGCAGCATTTACAGCGGCACCGATTGAAGAAGTGCTGGGCTACTCTACCCAGAAAGTAAATCGTTTATCCGCTCCTTCCGACCTCAAAATCACCGATATGCGCATTGCTGAAGTTACCGGAGTAATGTTCAGAACCCCTATCGTTCGCATATACACCAATCAGGGCATTATCGGGCATGGCGATGTGAGGGACGGCGCAGCCAAAGAGTACGCACTTTTCCTGAAAAGCCGGATTTTGGGAGAAAACCCCTGCAATGTAGAACGCCTGTTTAAAAAAATCCGGCAGTTTGGTCATCACGGCAGACAGGGTGGTGGCGTATCCGGGGTAGAAATGGCGCTCTGGGACCTGGCGGGTAAAGCCTATAATGTACCTGTTTACCAGTTATTGGGAGGTAAATACCGTGACAAGGTGCGCGTATATTGCGATACTACCACTTCATCTGACCCCCAGGAATACGCCCAGCGTATGCAGGAAAGAATTGACAAGGGTTACACCGCCCTGAAAATGGATATCGGGATCAATCTGATCAAAGATATCCCGGGAGCCATTACCAATGCCCCTGAAGCTGAATTTAATCCTTATCAGCATGAGTATCGCCAGTACAACCTAACCGAGCATCCTTTCACCCGGGTACAGATTACAGAGAAAGGCATAGACAAGCTCATGGAGTTTCTGGATGTGATGCGCTCTCAGATCGGCTACGAAATTCCGATGGGGACTGACCACTGGGGACATTTTGGCGTCAATGAAGCTATCAAAATTGCCCGTGCTGCCGAGCCTTACAATCTCGCCTATATTGAAGATATTATCCCCTGGCATTATACCGACCAGTGGCGTGAAATTACCACTTCCTCTACTACACCTACACAAACCGGTGAAGACATTTATGGGCTGGAAGGCGGTTTCAAAGAGCTGATTGACAAGCGTGCCGTAGACATCGTGCATCCGGACCCCAACACCGCGGGAGGAATTCTGGAAACCAAACGCATTGGTGACTATGCCTCACAGCACGGTATAGGTTTTATGCATCACCACGCTGCCGGGCCGGTCTCGTTTTTGGGTTCTGTACATAGTGCTGCAGCTACCGAAAACTTTATGTGGCTGGAACACCATGCGGTGGACAAACCTCAGTGGGAGGACCTGGTGAGCGGAATAGAAAAACCTATCGTTCAGGATGGCTACGTCAAAGTACCTGAAAAACCTGGCATTGGCGTGGAGCTGAATGAAGATGTGGTAAAAGAATTCCTGGTAGAAGGCGAAAAGCTTTTTGCCCCTACGCCGGAATGGAATGAAATCCGTGCCTGGGACAGGCTCTGGAGTTAA